The Vibrio aerogenes nucleotide sequence ATTTCCCGGCTGATTTGAAAAGTTTTTGCCATCTGCTCTGCCGTTTGTCCCATCGACAGACCCGTAGAAAATTCAGCAACCGGTGGCGGCACCGGCAGCAGATCCCGTGGACGAATACAGCGAAACGCCTTGAGTTTATCTGCCAGTTTTTTCTGTCTGGCGCTGCGTACCAAGGCATCTGCCAGCCGCCGGGATAAACCAACCGGCAGAATTGATGAAGAGTCAGCCCCACCAGCAATAGCAATTTCATGGTGACCACAGGCAATTTCCTGAGCCGCACAGATCAGGGTTTGCATGCTGGTCGTACAGGCACGGGTCAGGCTGTATGCATCTGTTTCGGGATTCAATCCGGCATTCAGAACGATTTCTCTGGCGATGTTTGGTGCTTGCGGCATCTGAATGACCTGACCAAAAACCACCAGGTCAATCAGGCGGCGATCTATCTTCGTCCGCATCAGTAATTCATTGACGACCAGCGTACCCAGTTCAAGCGCCATCAATTCCCGGAGTTCAGAACACTGCTTTGCAAAAGGCGTCCGGATGCCGGAGACAATGGCAATGCGATCACCGGCGTATGTACGAAATAACTGCGCTGACATAATCCACCTACAACAAGTCTGACCTGTAAAAATTGTAGTCAAGCGGCCGTATATCTACCAGAAACCAAATATGATAAGACCGGAAATGTGAAGGGAGCAGCCAGAAAGCCAGTGAAAAAACATCCATGAGCGCTTAATTCGGGCAAGGGATAAATCACAGGCAAAAAAAAACCACACAAAACTGTGTGGTTGGAAAATATAAAGCAATTAACTTACGCCAATTGAAAAATCAGTTTCCTGATTAGGAGAAAGTAAAGTCAGCCTTCAAAAGGAAGTGTCATCTTGCTCAACATGTCAGCCTGACGGCTAACCAGATGACAAGTGTTAATATAATCACTTTCAGCATTCATTTTTTGAATTAGATCAATTTTGTTTTGATTTAGATAAAAATCAGCGTTGAATTCCCGTAAAAACATACACAGAACAATAAATATATGAAAAATTACAACATCCCTGAAAATCATCTGGACAATGACGTATTTATGTTATAGGTGGCAGAAAGCTGCCATCCTATACCGTATCGGGGACGTAACCGGTTTCCCGGTAAAATGCACCGGTTCATCCGGACATGCACAAAACTTTTTTAACCTGAAAGAAAAGTACAGCAACACCCCGGCATCAAAATACAGCACTCAGCGTCAAATCACGTCGAAAGGCGTCATTCTTCCTTCAGTTATTTTCCTTGAACTGACTTTGTTGAGGAAGCTCTTAATCCTGCATCTTGAGGTCATCCGGATATAGAGCATATACTTTAAAAAAGCCATTCTTCAAAATAAATGAACTATATAGTCAGCATTTCTGAACTTTTCTTCTCCAAAAACGGGTGGTCGGATTTCTATGACTGCCACTTCTGTCTACTATCTGCCGCCAACTGAGTAAAAGCTCCAATTATCTCTTCCGGAATCCGGACCGGAATGTCAAAGAGTTTATAGGATAAAGAACAGATGAACAAACCGTGCAAATTTTATAAAAAAGCGCTGCTTGCCGCAGCAGTCACACTGACAGCACAACAGGCAACCGCAGCAGGCTTTCAGGTGAATGCACAATCAGCTACAGGTCTGGGCCGGGCATATGCCGGTGATGCTGTCATTGCAGACAACGCTTCCGTTCTTGCAAAAAATCCGGCAGCAATGACGTTATTTGACAGTGTTTCGCTTTCCTTTGGGGTCGAGACCATTACAACATTAATTGATGTCAAAGATGGCCAGTATTGCGGTTTGGGTTGTCAGTTGGGTGCAAGTTCCGCAGCCGACGCCTCTTATGACGATGCCGGTGATACGTCAGTCGCCCCTAATTTTTATCTGATTGTGCCTGTGAATGATCAATTCGCATGGGGTGTCAGTGCTTATTCTAACTTCGGTACCAAAACAGAATTCAGCAGTAGTTATCAGGGATCTGAGTACGGTGGAACAACCGACGTCAAAAGCTTTAATCTTGGTTTATCCGGTGCATACCGGCTGAATGACCAGTGGAGCCTTGGCGCCGGACTGGATTTAATTTACGGTCAAGGCAAGCTGAAGCGTTCTTTCAGCAGCGGTATTGCTGCAGTTGCCGGGACTTCAACCGCGCTCGATGTGGATGCTGATGGCTGGGCTGCCGGGTTTAACCTTGGGGCTGTTTATGAGCTGGATAAAGACAACCGTTTCGGTATCGATTATCACTACAGTCCTGAAATCAAGACCAAAGGTGATATCAGCTTTGCCGGGTATCCTCAGGCAAGCGGCAGCATTACGGATCATCTGCCATTGCAACTGCCGGACTTTGCAGAGTTCTCCGGTTATCATCGCCTGAATGAAGATTTTGCCGTTCACTATAGTATTCAGTGGCTGAAGTGGTCTGAGTTTTCTCAGCTCGAAGCAGATACCAGCGGCGTACTTAAAAAATACAACTGGCAGGATGGCTGGCACTATTCTGTGGGTGGGACTTACTTCATGGATAAAACCTGGACATTGCGTGCAGGCTATATGTTCGATACCAGCGTACAGGATGCAACCCGTTCCATCTCTGTACCGGATTCTGATCGTCACTGGTTCTCTGCCGGTGTGAGTTATCATCTGGATGAGCAGTCAACCGTTGATTTCGGCATGACATACCTGCTGGGCCGTGATGTCGACGTCACTGAAACCACCAGCATGTCTGGCATGACATTGTCTGTTTTAAACGGGACAACTCATGCAGATGCGATAATGCTGGCCATTCAGTACAGCCATTCTTTCTGATACGCTGTGCCTTACCGGTAAAAAATCCGCCAGCTGGCGGATTTTTTGTACCGGCCGGATATTTAATCTGCGCTTTCATTCTGAGAGATTTCACGCAGCACCGCCTCTGCAGACTCTTCCAGCAAATCCAGCACCAGCTCAAATCCGTCTTCTCCGCCATAATAAGGGTCGGGAATCTCTGCATAAGATGATCCGCCATGGCTGAGAAATAAAGAAAGCTTATATTGAAACGCGGTTGGACACTGCGCCTTCAAATCAGCCAGATTCGCTTTGTCTGCCGCCAGAATCAGATCAAAGTGCTCAAAGTCATCAGCCGTGACCTGTCTCGCCTGCATTCCGTGAAAGCTGTAACCCCGCTTTTCTCCGGCGGCCCGGGCCCGGTTGTCCGGCGGGTTGCCCTGATGATAAGCAATCGTCCCGGCAGAATCGACCACCACATCAATGCCCATTTCCGCCGCTTTCGCTTTCAGTACGGCTTCTCCGGTTGGCGAGCGGCAGATGTTGCCCATGCAGCAAATCAAAATAGATTTTTTCTTTTTATTATTCATAGAGTTAACTCCT carries:
- a CDS encoding outer membrane protein transport protein codes for the protein MNKPCKFYKKALLAAAVTLTAQQATAAGFQVNAQSATGLGRAYAGDAVIADNASVLAKNPAAMTLFDSVSLSFGVETITTLIDVKDGQYCGLGCQLGASSAADASYDDAGDTSVAPNFYLIVPVNDQFAWGVSAYSNFGTKTEFSSSYQGSEYGGTTDVKSFNLGLSGAYRLNDQWSLGAGLDLIYGQGKLKRSFSSGIAAVAGTSTALDVDADGWAAGFNLGAVYELDKDNRFGIDYHYSPEIKTKGDISFAGYPQASGSITDHLPLQLPDFAEFSGYHRLNEDFAVHYSIQWLKWSEFSQLEADTSGVLKKYNWQDGWHYSVGGTYFMDKTWTLRAGYMFDTSVQDATRSISVPDSDRHWFSAGVSYHLDEQSTVDFGMTYLLGRDVDVTETTSMSGMTLSVLNGTTHADAIMLAIQYSHSF
- a CDS encoding low molecular weight protein-tyrosine-phosphatase, producing the protein MNNKKKKSILICCMGNICRSPTGEAVLKAKAAEMGIDVVVDSAGTIAYHQGNPPDNRARAAGEKRGYSFHGMQARQVTADDFEHFDLILAADKANLADLKAQCPTAFQYKLSLFLSHGGSSYAEIPDPYYGGEDGFELVLDLLEESAEAVLREISQNESAD